A genomic window from Glycine max cultivar Williams 82 chromosome 17, Glycine_max_v4.0, whole genome shotgun sequence includes:
- the LOC100796474 gene encoding F-box/kelch-repeat protein At3g23880, producing MHHSNSNYEERRRSRRGVRRRAQNENEKMVDLPQELIHEILLRLPVKSLIRFKTVCKSWLSHISDPHFTASHFKLGAAPTERLLFLSPIAREFLSIDFNESLNDDSASAALNCDFVEHFDYLEIIGSCRGFLLLDFRYTLCVWNPSTGVHQFVKWSPFVSSNIMGLDVGDEFSLSIRGFGYDPSTDDYLAVLASCNDELVIIHMEYFSLRANTWKEIEASHLSFAEIAYNEVGSFLNTAIHWLAFSLEVSMDVIVAFDLTERSFSEILLPIDFDLDNFQLCVLAVLGELLNLCAVEEIRHSVEIWAMGEYKVRSSWTKTTVVSLDYFSSLSLFPICSTEDGDIVGTDGCNVLIKCNDEGQLQEYQIYSNGPYRSAVYTESLLSLPCDREPAENV from the coding sequence ATGCATCATAGTAATAGTAATTACGAAGAGAGACGGAGGAGCCGCAGAGGAGTAAGGAGGAGAGCCCAGAATGAgaatgagaagatggtggatcTGCCACAGGAATTGATACATGAAATCCTTTTGCGCTTGCCCGTCAAGTCTCTTATTCGATTCAAAACTGTCTGTAAGTCATGGCTTTCTCACATCTCTGATCCACACTTTACTGCTTCACATTTTAAACTAGGGGCAGCACCCACTGAGAGACTTTTGTTCTTATCGCCTATTGCTCGTGAATTCCTATCCATAGACTTCAATGAATCCCTTAATGATGATTCTGCTTCTGCCGCATTGAATTGTGACTTTGTGGAACATTTTGATTACCTTGAAATCATTGGTTCATGTAGAGGGTTTTTACTCTTGGATTTCCGCTATACTCTCTGCGTGTGGAATCCATCCACAGGTGTCCACCAATTTGTGAAATGGTCACCTTTTGTGTCATCTAATATCATGGGTCTCGATGTGGGTGATGAGTTTTCCTTATCTATTCGTGGTTTTGGGTATGACCCTTCAACAGATGATTACTTGGCAGTTCTGGCATCGTGCAACGACGAGCTTGTTATAATCCACATGGAGTATTTCTCACTCAGAGCTAATACTTGGAAAGAAATTGAGGCTAGCCATTTGTCTTTTGCAGAAATAGCTTATAATGAAGTCGGGTCGTTCTTGAACACTGCTATTCATTGGTTGGCTTTTAGTCTTGAGGTATCAATGGATGTTATTGTTGCTTTTGATTTAACTGAAAGGAGTTTTTCAGAGATACTTCTAccaattgattttgatttggacAATTTTCAACTCTGTGTTTTGGCGGTACTGGGAGAATTGCTCAATCTATGTGCTGTGGAGGAGATCAGACATTCGGTAGAAATATGGGCGATGGGAGAATACAAAGTAAGGTCATCTTGGACAAAGACCACTGTTGTGTCTCTTGATTATTTTTCTAGTCTCTCCTTATTTCCAATATGTTCTACCGAAGATGGAGATATTGTTGGGACAGATGGCTGTAATGTATTGATAAAATGTAATGACGAGGGACAGCTGCAAGAGTACCAAATCTATTCTAATGGTCCATATCGATCAGCTGTGTACACAGAATCTCTACTTTCACTCCCTTGTGACAGGGAGCCAGCAGAAAATGTTTAA